In the genome of Gammaproteobacteria bacterium, the window GCATACTGCCACCATCACGGGGAGTGCCAACGCGACAGATCTGGTGGTAGCGATACGCGCGGCGGGTTATGACGCCGCTGAACTCAGTGGCCTGGACGACGAACGCGATAAGGAAATTCAGGAAGACCTTCACGCCACTCGTTTATTGCATAAAACCATGGTGGGCGCGGTTGTGGCGTTACCATTGTTGATTATCGGCATGACTGATCTGGTTCCTGCTCCATCCAGCCCCGGCGGGCGTATCTTTTGGCCATTGGCGGGACTGGCCGCGTTGCTGGTACTGGTTTACTCCGGCGGGCATTTTTTTTCCGGTGCCTGGCGCGCCTTCCGCCATCATAATGCCAACATGGACACGCTTATCTCACTAGGTACCGGAACCGGCTGGATTTACTCCATGGGTGTGGCGCTGTTTCCTGATCTGGTTCCAACCCTCGCGCGACACGCCTATTTCGAGGCAGCGACGGTCATCATCACGTTCGTCAATTTTGGTGCCTGGCTGGAAAGCCGGGCACGGCGTCAGACTTCGTCTGCCATTCGTCGTCTGATTGGGCTACAACCTCGTATCGCGCATGTTGTGCGTGAGGGTCGAGAATGGGATATTCCTATCATTGAAGTAGGTCTTGAAGATACCTTGCGGGTACGGCCCGGTGAACGAATTCCTGTTGATGGAATTGTCCTGGATGGTCATTCCACGGTCGATGAATCGATGCTCTCCGGCGAAGCGCTGCCTGTCGAAAAAACTCAAGGTGACTCCGTGGTTGGAGGCACGGTCAATCAATCGGGCACTTTTTTAATGAAGGCGCGGCGGATCGGCCGCGATACGGTACTTGCCCACATCATAGAATTGGTGCGTTCCGCGCAGCAATCCAAACCCGCGCTGGGCCGACTTGCGGATCGCGTGGCAGCGGTCTTCGTACCAACTGTCCTCATTCTGGCACTATTGACTTTCCTTGCTTGGTTCCATTTTGGTCCTGCGCCGCGATTGAGTTATGCGCTGGTGACCTCAATGACTGTGCTTATCATCGCCTGTCCGTGCGCCTTGGGACTGGCAACGCCCATTTCCATTATGGTGGGTGTAGGGAAGGCTGCTGAACATGGGATTCTAATTCGCAATGGTGAAGCGCTACAGCAAGCTGGGCGGCTGACCACCGTAGTTTTGGACAAGACCGGCACGGTTACCGTTGGTCGTCCAACAGTGACCGCAGTGCATGGCGGCGACGATTGGGACAAAGATACGGTGCTTAGGGTCGCGGCGAGTCTGGAAGCGACATCGGAGCATCCACTCTCGCGGGCGATCATGGATGGATCAAAAGATTTAGGATCGTTGTGGCTGGTGGAAGATTTTCAAGCACTCCCAGGGCGGGGTGTAGAAGGACGGGTAAAACTCGCCGACAAAACCGTGTTTGCCCTCCTTGGCAACCAACGACTGATGATTGAACGAGGTGTGGCGCTCGGGGATTGGCCTACGCGCGCCGTCGCTGGCCAAACTTCGCTATTTTTAGCAGTGA includes:
- the copA gene encoding Cu(+) exporting P-type ATPase, with the translated sequence MTDNSIRLSVSGMSCAGCVATVEDVLRVVPGVRDVSVNFVEHTATITGSANATDLVVAIRAAGYDAAELSGLDDERDKEIQEDLHATRLLHKTMVGAVVALPLLIIGMTDLVPAPSSPGGRIFWPLAGLAALLVLVYSGGHFFSGAWRAFRHHNANMDTLISLGTGTGWIYSMGVALFPDLVPTLARHAYFEAATVIITFVNFGAWLESRARRQTSSAIRRLIGLQPRIAHVVREGREWDIPIIEVGLEDTLRVRPGERIPVDGIVLDGHSTVDESMLSGEALPVEKTQGDSVVGGTVNQSGTFLMKARRIGRDTVLAHIIELVRSAQQSKPALGRLADRVAAVFVPTVLILALLTFLAWFHFGPAPRLSYALVTSMTVLIIACPCALGLATPISIMVGVGKAAEHGILIRNGEALQQAGRLTTVVLDKTGTVTVGRPTVTAVHGGDDWDKDTVLRVAASLEATSEHPLSRAIMDGSKDLGSLWLVEDFQALPGRGVEGRVKLADKTVFALLGNQRLMIERGVALGDWPTRAVAGQTSLFLAVNGDLVALVVVSDPIKPHARAAVQRLRALGLKVTMLTGDQYATALAVAMAIEVDSVLAEVLPVDKAREITRLRNSGEVVAMVGDGINDAPALACADLGFAIGSGTDIAIESADVTLLGDSLHAVADAIYISRATVRNIRQNLFGAFFYNILGIPVAAGILYPFFGILLNPMIAGAAMAISSISVVTNANRLRGFRPPG